The proteins below come from a single Rosa rugosa chromosome 2, drRosRugo1.1, whole genome shotgun sequence genomic window:
- the LOC133732100 gene encoding probable disease resistance protein At4g27220 isoform X1, whose product MAQAASASAESSSARRWKYDVFLSFRGEDVRKTFLSHLYHELQKTRRIFAYKDDEELQVGAPISPSLLKAIEESRLAIIVLSPNYASSPWCLEELTKIVHCMEDDNRILPLFYHVEPADVRHQKNSYELAFTRHEEKSRHGIEKLKQWRDALKTVANFSGWHTQNYKTERELVEVIVDSVCSKVRPMEIEFSMSTGDFEEFEATRQAMSEVMDALKDDTVIAVAVYGMGGVGKTTMVEQVGLRAQKSGIFQHVIMVVISQTPNLRYIQGTLADLLGLELKEETNIGRATRLKKEIMRRHKMLIVLDDIWERIDLSSIGIPSYDQLQNCNSKVLLTTRRLNVCHSMGTQSSIPLNILSEEDSWNLFAKKARKHLEKSTEFYDVARKVASECAGLPIALITVARAVGDKDLQEWKEAAERLEMAQPTNLDDKGDVYKCIKLSYDYLHDTDAKSCFLLCCLFPEDDDIPIESLLKYGLGKGLFRDVNTNQTIQKARATMYMVVKYLVAANLLLNGIGDGYVRMHDVIRDMAMSIALSEDGHGFFVRTRRELRDWPINANDCYSAISLMDNNISKLPKELVCSKLQILLLNRNADLKEISDSLFQSPNALRVLDISQTHISSLPSSFGLLSNLQALYVDYCNSRIDISILTKLKKLEILSMRGCDIKVFPIKIGHLTTLRILDVTGGRFDRVPSQVISKLHRLEELRMQCQFKGWHGKGAGGFYSVLFYKNAGYKNAGFDELTGLSRLNHLDVSLAGSECLPKAIEFDPNWVSFNICINRGWLFSNPTLLRDYRYNHSRVVTLDTSINTLPDWFINVVTKKAETLFYVGSEGLNNILVEYDHGRLQRLKYLRVQYDENLKELMNTTARLSNEPVFQSLEDLYLSDLPCLNKLCVGELPPGSLCNLKILEIRGCSDLLNVLLPAQLLQRLQSLEKLDCSNIEKLEYVFGFEGLEPEQSILTNLRMMRLYVGEVGELTSIWKGPAPYAIFCNLKHVKVAWSNKLKYLFTFVVAQHLLQLEDLWLHDCVSLDRVIEASEETVTNKTLIFPGLKNLLLRDLPQLTSFCTPTGSATSVDIECPSLEHLYMHDCPQLLISAADFNSRNHVQLNSEHLMSSIYGRYVLCHKLHYKLVCSKQWCSLSQ is encoded by the exons ATGGCCCAAGCAGCCTCTGCATCGGCTGAATCTTCATCAGCTCGTCGGTGGAAGTATGATGTGTTTCTGAGTTTCAGGGGTGAAGACGTTCGCAAGACTTTTCTCTCCCATTTATACCATGAATTGCAAAAGACGAGAAGGATTTTTGCATATaaggatgatgaagagcttCAAGTAGGGGCACCTATTTCTCCGAGTCTCTTAAAGGCAATCGAAGAATCAAGGTTGGCCATCATTGTTCTATCGCCAAACTATGCTTCTTCTCCATGGTGTTTGGAGGAACTTACGAAGATTGTTCATTGCATGGAAGACGACAACAGAATTCTGCCACTTTTTTATCATGTGGAACCAGCTGATGTACGACATCAGAAGAACAGTTACGAACTAGCATTCACTAGGCATGAAGAAAAGTCAAGGCATGGCATAGAGAAGCTGAAGCAGTGGAGAGATGCTTTAAAAACGGTGGCAAATTTCTCCGGGTGGCATACACAGAATTATAA GACGGAAAGAGAACTCGTCGAAGTCATTGTGGACTCTGTGTGCAGTAAGGTACGACCAATGGAAATTGAGTTTTCAATGTCAACCGGAGattttgaagaatttgaagCAACAAGACAAGCCATGTCTGAGGTGATGGATGCGCTAAAAGATGATACAGTCATTGCCGTTGCGGTGTATGGAATGGGAGGGGTGGGGAAGACAACTATGGTGGAACAGGTGGGTTTACGAGCTCAAAAAAGTGGGATTTTCCAACATGTGATTATGGTTGTCATATCCCAAACGCCCAACTTGAGATATATTCAAGGCACATTGGCAGATCTGCTAGGCTTGGAATTGAAGGAGGAGACAAACATTGGAAGAGCTACTAGATTGAAGAAGGAGATAATGAGAAGACACAAGATGCTTATAGTCTTGGACGACATTTGGGAGAGAATAGATTTATCAAGCATAGGAATTCCCAGCTACGACCAGCTTCAAAATTGCAATTCCAAAGTCCTACTCACCACAAGGAGATTGAATGTTTGTCATTCCATGGGGACCCAATCAAGCATTCCTCTGAATATCTTATCAGAGGAAGATTCTTGGAACTTGTTTGCGAAGAAAGCAAGAAAACATCTTGAAAAATCAACTGAATTCTATGATGTAGCAAGGAAAGTGGCTAGCGAGTGTGCTGGTCTCCCGATCGCGTTGATAACTGTTGCGAGGGCAGTTGGAGATAAGGATCTTCAGGAATGGAAAGAAGCAGCTGAACGACTTGAGATGGCTCAACCTACTAACCTTGACGATAAGGGAGATGTGTACAAATGTATAAAGTTGAGCTATGACTACTTGCATGATACTGATGCCAAGTCATGCTTCTTGCTTTGCTGCTTATTCCCAGAAGATGATGATATCCCAATAGAAAGCTTGTTGAAGTATGGGTTAGGGAAAGGATTGTTTCGAGATGTCAACACAaaccaaacaattcaaaaagctAGAGCCACAATGTACATGGTGGTCAAGTATCTTGTAGCTGCTAACTTGCTTTTGAATGGTATAGGGGATGGATACGTAAGGATGCATGATGTTATTCGAGATATGGCTATGTCAATTGCTTTGTCAGAAGATGGACACGGGTTTTTTGTAAGAACTCGTCGTGAATTAAGAGACTGGCCAATCAATGCAAATGATTGCTACTCAGCAATCTCGCTGATGGATAACAACATTAGCAAGCTTCCCAAAGAGTTGGTATGTTCAAAACTGCAGATTTTATTGCTAAATAGAAATGCTGATTTGAAAGAGATCTCAGATTCCTTGTTTCAAAGTCCGAATGCATTAAGGGTCTTAGATATTAGTCAAACTCATATTTCATCATTACCCTCATCATTCGGTCTTCTGTCCAATCTTCAAGCTCTCTATGTAGATTACTGCAACTCAAGAATTGACATATCCATACTTACAAAACTGAAGAAACTTGAGATTCTTAGTATGAGAGGATGTGATATTAAGGTATTTCCTATTAAAATAGGACATTTGACCACTTTGAGAATTTTGGACGTCACTGGTGGACGTTTTGATAGAGTTCCATCTCAAGTGATTTCAAAGTTGCATAGATTAGAAGAATTGCGCATGCAATGTCAATTTAAGGGATGGCATGGTAAAGGCGCGGGAGGCTTTTATTCTGTTCTTTTTTATAAGAATGCTGGCTATAAGAATGCTGGCTTCGATGAGTTAACTGGCTTGTCACGTTTAAACCATTTGGATGTATCCCTAGCTGGTTCAGAATGCTTGCCTAAAGCTATCGAGTTTGATCCAAATTGGGTAAGCTTTAATATATGTATCAACAGAGGATGGTTGTTCAGTAATCCCACATTGCTACGTGACTATCGTTACAATCATTCCAGAGTCGTGACTCTTGACACAAGCATCAATACATTACCGGATTGGTTTATCAATGTGGTGACAAAGAAAGCGGAGACGCTATTTTATGTTGGATCCGAGGGCTTGAATAACATTCTTGTGGAGTATGACCATGGAAGACTCCAGAGATTGAAGTATCTCCGTGTACAATACGACGAGAACCTGAAAGAGTTGATGAACACAACAGCACGACTTTCAAATGAACCTGTATTTCAGAGTTTGGAAGATTTGTATCTCTCTGACTTGCCTTGCTTGAATAAATTATGTGTAGGTGAATTACCACCTGGGTCTCTATGTAATCTGAAGATATTGGAGATCAGAGGTTGTTCTGACTTGCTGAATGTACTTTTACCAGCACAATTATTACAGAGACTACAAAGTCTGGAAAAACTAGATTGTTCGAATATAGAGAAGCTGGaatatgtgtttggatttgaaGGGCTGGAGCCCGAACAAAGCATATTGACAAATTTGAGAATGATGAGATTGTATGTAGGTGAAGTTGGTGAACTAACAAGCATATGGAAAGGTCCTGCTCCATATGCAATCTTCTGTAATCTTAAGCATGTGAAAGTTGCTTGGTCGAACAAATTGAAATATCTCTTCACATTCGTTGTAGCTCAGCATCTCTTACAATTGGAAGACCTTTGGCTACATGATTGTGTTAGCTTGGACAGAGTTATTGAAGCAAGCGAGGAAACAGTTACCAACAAAACACTAATCTTTCCCGGATTGAAGAACTTACTTCTGAGAGATCTTCCACAACTGACAAGCTTCTGCACTCCAACTGGAAGTGCCACTTCAGTGGATATTGAGTGTCCTTCATTGGAACACTTGTATATGCATGACTGTCCTCAATTGTTGATCTCTGCTGCCGACTTCAACAGTAGGAACCATGTACAACTTAATTCTGAACATCTGATGTCGTCTATATACGGAAGGTATGTGTTGTGCCACAAGCTTCATTATAAGCTAGTGTGCAGTAAACAATGGTGTTCACTTAGTCAATAA
- the LOC133732100 gene encoding probable disease resistance protein At4g27220 isoform X3, whose amino-acid sequence MAQAASASAESSSARRWKYDVFLSFRGEDVRKTFLSHLYHELQKTRRIFAYKDDEELQVGAPISPSLLKAIEESRLAIIVLSPNYASSPWCLEELTKIVHCMEDDNRILPLFYHVEPADVRHQKNSYELAFTRHEEKSRHGIEKLKQWRDALKTVANFSGWHTQNYKTERELVEVIVDSVCSKVRPMEIEFSMSTGDFEEFEATRQAMSEVMDALKDDTVIAVAVYGMGGVGKTTMVEQVGLRAQKSGIFQHVIMVVISQTPNLRYIQGTLADLLGLELKEETNIGRATRLKKEIMRRHKMLIVLDDIWERIDLSSIGIPSYDQLQNCNSKVLLTTRRLNVCHSMGTQSSIPLNILSEEDSWNLFAKKARKHLEKSTEFYDVARKVASECAGLPIALITVARAVGDKDLQEWKEAAERLEMAQPTNLDDKGDVYKCIKLSYDYLHDTDAKSCFLLCCLFPEDDDIPIESLLKYGLGKGLFRDVNTNQTIQKARATMYMVVKYLVAANLLLNGIGDGYVRMHDVIRDMAMSIALSEDGHGFFVRTRRELRDWPINANDCYSAISLMDNNISKLPKELVCSKLQILLLNRNADLKEISDSLFQSPNALRVLDISQTHISSLPSSFGLLSNLQALYVDYCNSRIDISILTKLKKLEILSMRGCDIKVFPIKIGHLTTLRILDVTGGRFDRVPSQVISKLHRLEELRMQCQFKGWHGKGAGGFYSVLFYKNAGYKNAGFDELTGLSRLNHLDVSLAGSECLPKAIEFDPNWVSFNICINRGWLFSNPTLLRDYRYNHSRVVTLDTSINTLPDWFINVVTKKAETLFYVGSEGLNNILVEYDHGRLQRLKYLRVQYDENLKELMNTTARLSNEPVFQSLEDLYLSDLPCLNKLCVGELPPGSLCNLKILEIRGCSDLLNVLLPAQLLQRLQSLEKLDCSNIEKLEYVFGFEGLEPEQSILTNLRMMRLYVGEVGELTSIWKGPAPYAIFCNLKHVKVAWSNKLKYLFTFVVAQHLLQLEDLWLHDCVSLDRVIEASEETVTNKTLIFPGLKNLLLRDLPQLTSFCTPTGSATSVDIECPSLEHLYMHDCPQLLISAADFNSRNHVQLNSEHLMSSIYGRWL is encoded by the exons ATGGCCCAAGCAGCCTCTGCATCGGCTGAATCTTCATCAGCTCGTCGGTGGAAGTATGATGTGTTTCTGAGTTTCAGGGGTGAAGACGTTCGCAAGACTTTTCTCTCCCATTTATACCATGAATTGCAAAAGACGAGAAGGATTTTTGCATATaaggatgatgaagagcttCAAGTAGGGGCACCTATTTCTCCGAGTCTCTTAAAGGCAATCGAAGAATCAAGGTTGGCCATCATTGTTCTATCGCCAAACTATGCTTCTTCTCCATGGTGTTTGGAGGAACTTACGAAGATTGTTCATTGCATGGAAGACGACAACAGAATTCTGCCACTTTTTTATCATGTGGAACCAGCTGATGTACGACATCAGAAGAACAGTTACGAACTAGCATTCACTAGGCATGAAGAAAAGTCAAGGCATGGCATAGAGAAGCTGAAGCAGTGGAGAGATGCTTTAAAAACGGTGGCAAATTTCTCCGGGTGGCATACACAGAATTATAA GACGGAAAGAGAACTCGTCGAAGTCATTGTGGACTCTGTGTGCAGTAAGGTACGACCAATGGAAATTGAGTTTTCAATGTCAACCGGAGattttgaagaatttgaagCAACAAGACAAGCCATGTCTGAGGTGATGGATGCGCTAAAAGATGATACAGTCATTGCCGTTGCGGTGTATGGAATGGGAGGGGTGGGGAAGACAACTATGGTGGAACAGGTGGGTTTACGAGCTCAAAAAAGTGGGATTTTCCAACATGTGATTATGGTTGTCATATCCCAAACGCCCAACTTGAGATATATTCAAGGCACATTGGCAGATCTGCTAGGCTTGGAATTGAAGGAGGAGACAAACATTGGAAGAGCTACTAGATTGAAGAAGGAGATAATGAGAAGACACAAGATGCTTATAGTCTTGGACGACATTTGGGAGAGAATAGATTTATCAAGCATAGGAATTCCCAGCTACGACCAGCTTCAAAATTGCAATTCCAAAGTCCTACTCACCACAAGGAGATTGAATGTTTGTCATTCCATGGGGACCCAATCAAGCATTCCTCTGAATATCTTATCAGAGGAAGATTCTTGGAACTTGTTTGCGAAGAAAGCAAGAAAACATCTTGAAAAATCAACTGAATTCTATGATGTAGCAAGGAAAGTGGCTAGCGAGTGTGCTGGTCTCCCGATCGCGTTGATAACTGTTGCGAGGGCAGTTGGAGATAAGGATCTTCAGGAATGGAAAGAAGCAGCTGAACGACTTGAGATGGCTCAACCTACTAACCTTGACGATAAGGGAGATGTGTACAAATGTATAAAGTTGAGCTATGACTACTTGCATGATACTGATGCCAAGTCATGCTTCTTGCTTTGCTGCTTATTCCCAGAAGATGATGATATCCCAATAGAAAGCTTGTTGAAGTATGGGTTAGGGAAAGGATTGTTTCGAGATGTCAACACAaaccaaacaattcaaaaagctAGAGCCACAATGTACATGGTGGTCAAGTATCTTGTAGCTGCTAACTTGCTTTTGAATGGTATAGGGGATGGATACGTAAGGATGCATGATGTTATTCGAGATATGGCTATGTCAATTGCTTTGTCAGAAGATGGACACGGGTTTTTTGTAAGAACTCGTCGTGAATTAAGAGACTGGCCAATCAATGCAAATGATTGCTACTCAGCAATCTCGCTGATGGATAACAACATTAGCAAGCTTCCCAAAGAGTTGGTATGTTCAAAACTGCAGATTTTATTGCTAAATAGAAATGCTGATTTGAAAGAGATCTCAGATTCCTTGTTTCAAAGTCCGAATGCATTAAGGGTCTTAGATATTAGTCAAACTCATATTTCATCATTACCCTCATCATTCGGTCTTCTGTCCAATCTTCAAGCTCTCTATGTAGATTACTGCAACTCAAGAATTGACATATCCATACTTACAAAACTGAAGAAACTTGAGATTCTTAGTATGAGAGGATGTGATATTAAGGTATTTCCTATTAAAATAGGACATTTGACCACTTTGAGAATTTTGGACGTCACTGGTGGACGTTTTGATAGAGTTCCATCTCAAGTGATTTCAAAGTTGCATAGATTAGAAGAATTGCGCATGCAATGTCAATTTAAGGGATGGCATGGTAAAGGCGCGGGAGGCTTTTATTCTGTTCTTTTTTATAAGAATGCTGGCTATAAGAATGCTGGCTTCGATGAGTTAACTGGCTTGTCACGTTTAAACCATTTGGATGTATCCCTAGCTGGTTCAGAATGCTTGCCTAAAGCTATCGAGTTTGATCCAAATTGGGTAAGCTTTAATATATGTATCAACAGAGGATGGTTGTTCAGTAATCCCACATTGCTACGTGACTATCGTTACAATCATTCCAGAGTCGTGACTCTTGACACAAGCATCAATACATTACCGGATTGGTTTATCAATGTGGTGACAAAGAAAGCGGAGACGCTATTTTATGTTGGATCCGAGGGCTTGAATAACATTCTTGTGGAGTATGACCATGGAAGACTCCAGAGATTGAAGTATCTCCGTGTACAATACGACGAGAACCTGAAAGAGTTGATGAACACAACAGCACGACTTTCAAATGAACCTGTATTTCAGAGTTTGGAAGATTTGTATCTCTCTGACTTGCCTTGCTTGAATAAATTATGTGTAGGTGAATTACCACCTGGGTCTCTATGTAATCTGAAGATATTGGAGATCAGAGGTTGTTCTGACTTGCTGAATGTACTTTTACCAGCACAATTATTACAGAGACTACAAAGTCTGGAAAAACTAGATTGTTCGAATATAGAGAAGCTGGaatatgtgtttggatttgaaGGGCTGGAGCCCGAACAAAGCATATTGACAAATTTGAGAATGATGAGATTGTATGTAGGTGAAGTTGGTGAACTAACAAGCATATGGAAAGGTCCTGCTCCATATGCAATCTTCTGTAATCTTAAGCATGTGAAAGTTGCTTGGTCGAACAAATTGAAATATCTCTTCACATTCGTTGTAGCTCAGCATCTCTTACAATTGGAAGACCTTTGGCTACATGATTGTGTTAGCTTGGACAGAGTTATTGAAGCAAGCGAGGAAACAGTTACCAACAAAACACTAATCTTTCCCGGATTGAAGAACTTACTTCTGAGAGATCTTCCACAACTGACAAGCTTCTGCACTCCAACTGGAAGTGCCACTTCAGTGGATATTGAGTGTCCTTCATTGGAACACTTGTATATGCATGACTGTCCTCAATTGTTGATCTCTGCTGCCGACTTCAACAGTAGGAACCATGTACAACTTAATTCTGAACATCTGATGTCGTCTATATACGGAAG GTGGTTGTAA
- the LOC133732100 gene encoding probable disease resistance protein At4g27220 isoform X2, producing the protein MAQAASASAESSSARRWKYDVFLSFRGEDVRKTFLSHLYHELQKTRRIFAYKDDEELQVGAPISPSLLKAIEESRLAIIVLSPNYASSPWCLEELTKIVHCMEDDNRILPLFYHVEPADVRHQKNSYELAFTRHEEKSRHGIEKLKQWRDALKTVANFSGWHTQNYKTERELVEVIVDSVCSKVRPMEIEFSMSTGDFEEFEATRQAMSEVMDALKDDTVIAVAVYGMGGVGKTTMVEQVGLRAQKSGIFQHVIMVVISQTPNLRYIQGTLADLLGLELKEETNIGRATRLKKEIMRRHKMLIVLDDIWERIDLSSIGIPSYDQLQNCNSKVLLTTRRLNVCHSMGTQSSIPLNILSEEDSWNLFAKKARKHLEKSTEFYDVARKVASECAGLPIALITVARAVGDKDLQEWKEAAERLEMAQPTNLDDKGDVYKCIKLSYDYLHDTDAKSCFLLCCLFPEDDDIPIESLLKYGLGKGLFRDVNTNQTIQKARATMYMVVKYLVAANLLLNGIGDGYVRMHDVIRDMAMSIALSEDGHGFFVRTRRELRDWPINANDCYSAISLMDNNISKLPKELVCSKLQILLLNRNADLKEISDSLFQSPNALRVLDISQTHISSLPSSFGLLSNLQALYVDYCNSRIDISILTKLKKLEILSMRGCDIKVFPIKIGHLTTLRILDVTGGRFDRVPSQVISKLHRLEELRMQCQFKGWHGKGAGGFYSVLFYKNAGYKNAGFDELTGLSRLNHLDVSLAGSECLPKAIEFDPNWVSFNICINRGWLFSNPTLLRDYRYNHSRVVTLDTSINTLPDWFINVVTKKAETLFYVGSEGLNNILVEYDHGRLQRLKYLRVQYDENLKELMNTTARLSNEPVFQSLEDLYLSDLPCLNKLCVGELPPGSLCNLKILEIRGCSDLLNVLLPAQLLQRLQSLEKLDCSNIEKLEYVFGFEGLEPEQSILTNLRMMRLYVGEVGELTSIWKGPAPYAIFCNLKHVKVAWSNKLKYLFTFVVAQHLLQLEDLWLHDCVSLDRVIEASEETVTNKTLIFPGLKNLLLRDLPQLTSFCTPTGSATSVDIECPSLEHLYMHDCPQLLISAADFNSRNHVQLNSEHLMSSIYGSIFCNWKFFA; encoded by the exons ATGGCCCAAGCAGCCTCTGCATCGGCTGAATCTTCATCAGCTCGTCGGTGGAAGTATGATGTGTTTCTGAGTTTCAGGGGTGAAGACGTTCGCAAGACTTTTCTCTCCCATTTATACCATGAATTGCAAAAGACGAGAAGGATTTTTGCATATaaggatgatgaagagcttCAAGTAGGGGCACCTATTTCTCCGAGTCTCTTAAAGGCAATCGAAGAATCAAGGTTGGCCATCATTGTTCTATCGCCAAACTATGCTTCTTCTCCATGGTGTTTGGAGGAACTTACGAAGATTGTTCATTGCATGGAAGACGACAACAGAATTCTGCCACTTTTTTATCATGTGGAACCAGCTGATGTACGACATCAGAAGAACAGTTACGAACTAGCATTCACTAGGCATGAAGAAAAGTCAAGGCATGGCATAGAGAAGCTGAAGCAGTGGAGAGATGCTTTAAAAACGGTGGCAAATTTCTCCGGGTGGCATACACAGAATTATAA GACGGAAAGAGAACTCGTCGAAGTCATTGTGGACTCTGTGTGCAGTAAGGTACGACCAATGGAAATTGAGTTTTCAATGTCAACCGGAGattttgaagaatttgaagCAACAAGACAAGCCATGTCTGAGGTGATGGATGCGCTAAAAGATGATACAGTCATTGCCGTTGCGGTGTATGGAATGGGAGGGGTGGGGAAGACAACTATGGTGGAACAGGTGGGTTTACGAGCTCAAAAAAGTGGGATTTTCCAACATGTGATTATGGTTGTCATATCCCAAACGCCCAACTTGAGATATATTCAAGGCACATTGGCAGATCTGCTAGGCTTGGAATTGAAGGAGGAGACAAACATTGGAAGAGCTACTAGATTGAAGAAGGAGATAATGAGAAGACACAAGATGCTTATAGTCTTGGACGACATTTGGGAGAGAATAGATTTATCAAGCATAGGAATTCCCAGCTACGACCAGCTTCAAAATTGCAATTCCAAAGTCCTACTCACCACAAGGAGATTGAATGTTTGTCATTCCATGGGGACCCAATCAAGCATTCCTCTGAATATCTTATCAGAGGAAGATTCTTGGAACTTGTTTGCGAAGAAAGCAAGAAAACATCTTGAAAAATCAACTGAATTCTATGATGTAGCAAGGAAAGTGGCTAGCGAGTGTGCTGGTCTCCCGATCGCGTTGATAACTGTTGCGAGGGCAGTTGGAGATAAGGATCTTCAGGAATGGAAAGAAGCAGCTGAACGACTTGAGATGGCTCAACCTACTAACCTTGACGATAAGGGAGATGTGTACAAATGTATAAAGTTGAGCTATGACTACTTGCATGATACTGATGCCAAGTCATGCTTCTTGCTTTGCTGCTTATTCCCAGAAGATGATGATATCCCAATAGAAAGCTTGTTGAAGTATGGGTTAGGGAAAGGATTGTTTCGAGATGTCAACACAaaccaaacaattcaaaaagctAGAGCCACAATGTACATGGTGGTCAAGTATCTTGTAGCTGCTAACTTGCTTTTGAATGGTATAGGGGATGGATACGTAAGGATGCATGATGTTATTCGAGATATGGCTATGTCAATTGCTTTGTCAGAAGATGGACACGGGTTTTTTGTAAGAACTCGTCGTGAATTAAGAGACTGGCCAATCAATGCAAATGATTGCTACTCAGCAATCTCGCTGATGGATAACAACATTAGCAAGCTTCCCAAAGAGTTGGTATGTTCAAAACTGCAGATTTTATTGCTAAATAGAAATGCTGATTTGAAAGAGATCTCAGATTCCTTGTTTCAAAGTCCGAATGCATTAAGGGTCTTAGATATTAGTCAAACTCATATTTCATCATTACCCTCATCATTCGGTCTTCTGTCCAATCTTCAAGCTCTCTATGTAGATTACTGCAACTCAAGAATTGACATATCCATACTTACAAAACTGAAGAAACTTGAGATTCTTAGTATGAGAGGATGTGATATTAAGGTATTTCCTATTAAAATAGGACATTTGACCACTTTGAGAATTTTGGACGTCACTGGTGGACGTTTTGATAGAGTTCCATCTCAAGTGATTTCAAAGTTGCATAGATTAGAAGAATTGCGCATGCAATGTCAATTTAAGGGATGGCATGGTAAAGGCGCGGGAGGCTTTTATTCTGTTCTTTTTTATAAGAATGCTGGCTATAAGAATGCTGGCTTCGATGAGTTAACTGGCTTGTCACGTTTAAACCATTTGGATGTATCCCTAGCTGGTTCAGAATGCTTGCCTAAAGCTATCGAGTTTGATCCAAATTGGGTAAGCTTTAATATATGTATCAACAGAGGATGGTTGTTCAGTAATCCCACATTGCTACGTGACTATCGTTACAATCATTCCAGAGTCGTGACTCTTGACACAAGCATCAATACATTACCGGATTGGTTTATCAATGTGGTGACAAAGAAAGCGGAGACGCTATTTTATGTTGGATCCGAGGGCTTGAATAACATTCTTGTGGAGTATGACCATGGAAGACTCCAGAGATTGAAGTATCTCCGTGTACAATACGACGAGAACCTGAAAGAGTTGATGAACACAACAGCACGACTTTCAAATGAACCTGTATTTCAGAGTTTGGAAGATTTGTATCTCTCTGACTTGCCTTGCTTGAATAAATTATGTGTAGGTGAATTACCACCTGGGTCTCTATGTAATCTGAAGATATTGGAGATCAGAGGTTGTTCTGACTTGCTGAATGTACTTTTACCAGCACAATTATTACAGAGACTACAAAGTCTGGAAAAACTAGATTGTTCGAATATAGAGAAGCTGGaatatgtgtttggatttgaaGGGCTGGAGCCCGAACAAAGCATATTGACAAATTTGAGAATGATGAGATTGTATGTAGGTGAAGTTGGTGAACTAACAAGCATATGGAAAGGTCCTGCTCCATATGCAATCTTCTGTAATCTTAAGCATGTGAAAGTTGCTTGGTCGAACAAATTGAAATATCTCTTCACATTCGTTGTAGCTCAGCATCTCTTACAATTGGAAGACCTTTGGCTACATGATTGTGTTAGCTTGGACAGAGTTATTGAAGCAAGCGAGGAAACAGTTACCAACAAAACACTAATCTTTCCCGGATTGAAGAACTTACTTCTGAGAGATCTTCCACAACTGACAAGCTTCTGCACTCCAACTGGAAGTGCCACTTCAGTGGATATTGAGTGTCCTTCATTGGAACACTTGTATATGCATGACTGTCCTCAATTGTTGATCTCTGCTGCCGACTTCAACAGTAGGAACCATGTACAACTTAATTCTGAACATCTGATGTCGTCTATATACGGAAG TATCTTTTGCAATTGGAAGTTCTTCGCCTAA